GGCGTGCGATGGCTGTCGGAATTCGGCAAATTCATTCCCGGCACCGAATTCTGCTCGAACCTGACTGTCCATTCCGCGATCCGTCCAAAATCCGGCGCGATCAGGCAGCGTTTCCCCGCGAGTCCCTCGCCGCCCAAGTTGGATCCCGGCGCGATCTATCTGAGTGTCAACATCCTCGACAGCGGCGACAACCTCTGGTACTGGCAGTTTCACCAGCGGAAGATCTGGGCGGACCCCGCGCGCGGAAGCGTGCCGACGGGCTGGTGCATGAACGTGACCCTGCGCGACATGCTGCCGGCGGTGCTGGAGTGGTATGTTACGCACGCGACGCCGAACGATGTGTTTTTCGCGGGCGTCTCCGGTTTGGGATACATGAACACGCAGGTGTACGCCGGACGTTTCGCCGAAGACGATCGCCGGCGAATCTGGAAGGAATACGTCCGGTTGACGGATCGCTATTGCCGCGCGATCGGCGTGGACGGCATCGAATTGTACAACGGCAGTTGGGGCGAACCCACGCCGCCCGACGACGAGACATTCGCCCGCTTCGCGAAAGGCATGAAACGGTTGAATTACATTATCGCGGACCTTGGCCGGCACGAATGCGTCAAGCCGGAGACCGCCAACAGCCTGATGGGCGACACGGCGGTCTTTCACACCTTGACCCGGTTTCAGGCATGGTCCGCTTCGGGCGAAACGCAACGCGACGACATGCGGGAAACCAATGCCTGGCTGCTGGGCGAAATTATGGCCAACACGCCCGCGCACCGTCCCGCATTCATGAGCGCCATGGCCATCAGCTGGTACTACTATCCGGCATGGCTTCGGGATCTCGCGGCGCGGCTGCCCGCCGGGTATGTGCTTGTGCGGCCCGATGGGCTGGCCCATCTTTTCCGGCAGGCCGCGCGCTGAAATCCGCCGCCGCGCCGGACGTTGGATCTTTACGCCTCCGCCTTGCGTGGAGTATGCTGAAGCAAGGAATCCAATGCGAGGAGCGCATATCATGGTTTCGGTTTCGACGGCGGTGGTTGCGATGGCGCTGTGCCAGGTGCAGGAATTTACCGGATTGGGCTATGCCGTGCCGTGTTTCGGCGTATGGTATCCGGCGGGAACGGCTTCGAGCGCAATGCCGTTGGGGGCGCTGGGAACGGGTTTCGTGGACATCACGTCGGCGGGAACGTTTCGCGACTCGACCGTCGAGAACAACTGGCTGAACCCCCGGCCGGTTCCGGCGGGATGCGGTTTTTCGCTGCTCATCGGCGGCCAGCGGGCCGATCTGTTTCCGAACATGAAACCAACGCCCGGACTGCGGTTCTGGGGACATTACCCGGCCGCCGACATGGAATTCGGCAACGCCTTCGGCGAGATCGAAGTCTATGCGCGTGCGTATGCGCCGCTGATTCCGCATGAATATGAATGGTCGGGCATGCCCGCGGCCTTCTTCCGGTTCGTGATGATGAATCGCGGCCAAGGCCCCGTGGCGGCGGAGATCGCGTTTCAGTGGGAAGCCGCGCAAGCCGAGGAAGCGCCCAAGACCGAAGCCACGATCGAAACCATTCCAAACGGCCGGCAATGGAAAGGCGCAAACGGGTCGTATGCCGTGGCCGCTTCGGGCGATGGATGGAAAATAACCCCGGAAAGTCCCGGCGCGAACACGATTCGGGTCAAGTCGGTGCGCACGCTCGCGGCGGGGGAAAAGACCGAGGTTGTCTTCGCGCTGGCATGGTATTTCCCCGTGTGGACGTCGAGCGACGGCGAGAAACTCCGGCACCGGTACGCGGACGCGTATCCGGACGCCGCCGGTGTGATGAAGGCCGCGCTGCCGCGGGCCGCTGAAATCGAAAAACGGATCATTGCGTGGCAGCAGCCCATTTATCTATCCCCCGTCCCCGGTTTGCTGAAGGACGCGATTATCAATGGCCTGTACATTCTGCCGCGCAATTCGTGGTGGATTTCGGACGGGCGCTTTTTCCAGAGCGAATCGTTCACAGGATGCCCGATCACCGAGACGTTTGTGTGCCGGTTCTACGGAACCTTCCCGTTGGCGGCGCTGTTTCCGGAATGCGAGAAGGCGACGATGCGATCCATTGCCGCCGCCCAGAAACCCGACGGGGAAATTCCCTTTGGATTCGGGACGCCGGCCGGTTCGCGATCGCCCTATTACCACGTTCAGCATCCGATCGTGTCGCCGGAATTCGCGCTGGTCACATGGCGGAACGCCGCGCTCTGGAACGACATGGATTATTTGCGGGAAATGTATCCGAAGGTTCAGGCCGCGCTGCGGTTCGCGATGACGCTGGACAAGGACGGCGACGGCGTCGTAAACGAGGATCCCGGCAGTGAAACCGGTTTTCCGGCGAACCAGTACTACGATGTCTGGCCATGGTGGGGCACAAGCGCCTACACGGGCGGAATTTGGCTGGCTGCGTTGCGCGCGGGCGAGGAAATGGCGAAGCGGATGGAAGACGCCGCCTTTGCCGCCGAGATGCGCGGCTGGTACGATCGCGCCCTGAAATCCTACGACGACAAATTGTGGACCGGTTCGTATTACCGCCTCTACAACGATCCGGAACGCAAGCGGGTAAGCGCCACCTCGCTGACCAACGCCTTGTGCGGCCAATGGTTCGCTTATGCCTCCGGGCTGGGCGAGATTCTGCCCAAGGCATGCATCCGGGACCATGTCGAAGCCGTGCTGCGATGGAACGTGGCCGCGACGCCGTATGGGGCGGTCAACGGCGTGCGGCCCGACGGGACCGTGGACGAAACCTTCCCCGATCACTCCGCGGTCATCACGATCGGAGAAGTCTGGAATTTTTGCGCGATGGCCGTTCACGCCGGCCGCGTGCGCGAAGCCCTGCAAGTGTTCACAGCCAGTTACGGCAATATCCTGTTGCTTCAACGGACGCCATGGAATATTCCCTGGAGCCTCGATCGGCATACGGGCGCCATCAAATGGGGCATCAACTACTATTCGAACCCATGCGTCTGGACGTTGCTGCACGCGCTCGATCCGGCAATCTGCCAACGACTCGCCAAGAACGATTTGACCCTGGGCGTGCCGGCCGCCACGGCCTTCTAAGTTGGGCCGGGAAACAGGCATTTGCTTGCTTTCACGGCGGGAAGCGGGTATGGTTTTTTGCGGGTATTTGCAACGGTCGGCAAGCCTGATTTCGGCAGTTGGCCATTGGGAAAGCCCCACAAGAAAAAGGATCTGAAGGACTTGGACGATAGGGACTTGAACGATACGATGGAGAGCCGTTGTCCTTGGTGTCCTTGATTGCCTCGTTTGGGAGGCGCGGCGGTGAATCGGGAAGGAACGGAGTAAACGGATGTACCGGCAATATCTGATTGCCATTGTCATCGCGGCCGTGGCGGCCATGCTGGCGATGGGCGCGGTCGAGCATTGGAAACGACTGGAAACCGGCGGGGGCGTTCCGCGTCCGTCATCGCCGGGGCTCGCACAGCCGAACGTCGTGCTGATCGTGGTGGATGCGTTGCGCGCGGACCGGGTGGACGCGGTGCGCAACGGCGAGCCGGTTATGCCGAAACTTGCGCGGTACGGACGCGAAAATGTGCGTTTTACGAACGTGGCCACGGCATGCACATGGACGCGGCCTTCGATGGCGTCCATGCTGACATCGTTATACGTGGACACGCACCAGGTGTATTTCGGGCCGGATGCGCGGCATCCGGAAAACGGCGGTCCGAACGATCGCCTGCCGGCGGCCTGCGAAACCCTGGCCACCTACCTAAAAAAGGCGGGGTACGCAACGTCCGCCGTTCAGACCAACGTGAACTGCGCGGCTTCGCTCGGCTTTGCGGAAGGGTTTGACCGGTACGAGGAATTGGGCCCGGTTCCCGCCAACACGGTCACGGACCATGCCCTGCGGCAGGTGGGCGAGTCCAACGCGCCGTTTTTCCTGTACGTCCATTATCTTGATCCGCACATTCCCTACGAACCGCCGGAGGCGTACCGCAAAATCTTTGGATTTCCGCCGCCTCTTCCGGCGGAAGAACTGAAGACCGTCACGGACTTCATGGATTACTTCTGGGATCACATCGATCACCTCATCGGCAACACGGACCGGCGCGCTTTCACGGAGTTGTCGGACGCGGCGAAAGATGCGGTGCGAACGCTGTACGACGGGGAATCGCGTTTTCTTGACGACGAACTGGCGCGGCTTCTGGAAGGCATCCGGGCGAGGCAGCCGAACACGGTCATCGTGATTACATCGGATCACGGCGAGCACTTTTGGGAACACGGCCGGCTGGGCCACGGCCTGACGGAGTATCGCGAGGAACTCGACGTGCCGCTCATTCTGAGCGGCCCGGGCCAGATTCCCAAGACGATCGATATTCTGGCCGAGACCGTGGACATCGCGCCGACGATTGCCGCATTGCTCCACTTGAAGCCGAATCCACGCTGGCAGGGCGTCAATGTCTTTTCGCGCCCGGAAGACCGCCCCGCCTTTTCGCTTACGAACGGGTGCTGGCCGGCCGCCAAGACGGAGCTGGCCGCCGTCATGCTGGGATCGCTGAAACTGATTGCCGACCGGCGCACGGGGCTTGTGGAACTGTACGACATCGCCGAGGACCCGCGCGAAACGCGAAACATCGCCTCCGATCGCCCGGAAGACGCCGAAAAATTAAAAGACCTCCTCGCGAAACATCGAAACGCCGCGATGCAGGCCCGGGTCGCAGGACCATCGGCCCCGCCCGCCGCCGCGCCGCTCGATCCGGCCATCGCCGAACAACTCAAGGCGCTCGGTTATGTGCGATAAACGCATGGGAACGCGCAAGCGGGATCACCGGGATTGAACGCAAACGACCGTGGCGGCATCGGGGTCGAGAGAAACGGAAAAGACCGTTACCTCGCCGGTCGCCTGTGCGGACACCGTTTCTCCGGTCAGGACATCGCGCACTTCGAGCCGTGCGGGCGCCCGTTTCAGGGCCGCGGAGTCCCAGGATACCGACGCCGTCACGGTCTCCCGTGAATCGTTGAGACACGCAAAGTAAAGCGGCCCGCTTCCGCCGCCGCCGAACCGTTCGACGAGCACGCGGCCATCGGACGATTGCGCATGGGTAATCGGCTCCCATCCCGCCGCCGCAAGCGCGCGAATGACGGGCATGTATTTACGGAACAGCGGACGCGCCGGCTCATACCACTCCGGATGGGCGAAGAAACAATCCGTCGCCGCATTCTCGCTGAAGAAACCGGGAAACATCCCGTAGAACATGCAGCGCTGCACATACCGTTCAATATCGCCGGTCGTGAGCGACGCGTAATGCGTGTTCATCAGGAAACAATACGGCTTCCGATACGCCATCGCGCGCTTGTACAACAGTTCCTCGTCGGACATCGGCGACCATTTTCCGCCGGGAAACCAGTTGGTTTCGGTTCCGAGCACGTCGAGATACGCCGCCGGGAAATCGAAATGGTGCAGCACGCCGTTGGCCATCATGAGTTTGCCCTGCGCGTGCATGCGTTTCGCCAGTTCCCGCTGGAATTCGAACGTGGAAAAGACGGTCAGGACGGCCGGTTGATGCGTGTACGGATCGAACACGAGCGGCAGGTCCGCGCCGGCGAAATGCGCGCGGTCGTAGTCGAGATTCGTGGCCCAAAACTCATACGAATCGAGATACGCGCCGCCGATGCCGTCCGGCGCGTACGGTTTCCCTTCGCCGCCGGGATTCGCGATACGGTTCCGCTTGCCGTCCGCATCGCCGAGATACAGATCGTCGAACCAGACCGTTCCGGTGTGCTTCCCGCGCATGAGAAGATGAATGCGCGCCGATTCGAATGGTTTGTCCGATGCGATGATCCGTTCCATCGTGTCGAACCCGCCCGTCCCCGGCGGCGCGGGCAGCGTCTGCGCAAAAAGCGGCGTCCCGTCCGCATGCCATAGATCCACGAACACGCCGCAATCGGCGTCCGCCTCGCCGGTCAGGTTTCCGCGCCGGATTGACGCACGCAACAACAGCGGTCCGGGTTCCGTTTGGCCGAGTGCCACCCATTGCACCGCGCCCGCCTGGCCCCCTTCCCGAACGGCCTCAATCCGGATGGACTGTTCGCCCTGGCTTTTGCATTCGGCGTCGGGCGTGTAGGGATCGCCGAAATGCCACCAGCCGGCGACAATCGCGCGCCTGCTACCGGCAAGGGCCGTCTCGATGAGATTCAATCCGTATTGCCCCTGGTTGATCGTGTCGCGATCCGTCGGAGGCAATTCGGGATCGGCGTTCAGGGCATAGACCGCGCCGTTGCACCACGGCGCATTTTCGATTGACAGCGTATAACGGCCTGTGGGGCCGCGCACGCCCGACAGCCGCGTCTTGCGGGCCTCGGCGTTGCCTTCCGCGCACTGTTTTTCGAGATGGGCCATGGCCCCCTCGTAGGTGCGCGGTACGTCGGGCGGAAACGACACCCACGTCGTCATCGGTTCGATGTACACGAAACTCAAAATGCCGTTTGCCTCGTCCCAGGCGACCGCGTTCGTCCCCTCGTGATACGCAAAGCCGAAATCCTGCCAGCCCTTCACCGTGGCGATGTCCGTAAACGCCATCCAAAGCCCTTCCTGCTTTACCCGCTTCACGAAAGATTCCGGAAACAACGCATAGTACCGCGCCAGTGCGCCGCGAAATCCCTGATCGGAATCGGCGCGGAAAACCTTCAGCGTGCAGGCCGCCGTGCCGGGCGATTTCCGCGCATCGGGACTCAATCCAAAATCGAACGCCGCGAACAACAGCCCGTGATCGGCAAAATAACCGAGTCGTGCGTGCCTCGGTTCGTCCAGCGGCACGGCCATCGCCCAACCGCCCGCCGGACCCGTCAAGGCCGCCAGCGGATACAGGGACCGCGTGCTTGTCGCTCCCGCGCCGGAGTATCGCTCCTTCACGAACACGCCGGTTTCCGCCGGGCGGCTGCATCGCGGTCCATCCCACCACGCCCAACCGCCTTTTTTCACGGGGATGCCGATGTAAAACGTTACCGCGCGATCCGTGTTTTGCACATCGCTCACCCGCGCATTGATTTCCACGACACCGTTTCGTTCCGTGCGATCGGCCCAAAGACGCAATCCCGCCCCGTCGCAATCGCCGGCGAAGATTCTCTTTTCGCCGCGATCTTCCCATGCGCCCGCGGTGACGAAATCGCTGCCCGCCGCGACATCGCGCACAAACAGGATCGGTTCGATGCCGTTGTCCGGCCCGGCGCTTGCCGGCAAGGCGTCTCCGGGCCGAACCAGACCCCCTTCAAACAGCGGCGTGTCATCCGAGGCTTCCAGCAGCGCGAAGTCGTCGAAAAGGACCGTGCCGCGATGGTGGCGGAACAATCCGAGCGCCGTTACGGACCGAATCGGCTTGGAGGGGATGACGATGCGCGTGCGGCGTTCCCAATCGTGCGTGCCGGTGGAAAAATTCGCCGTCTGCGCCCACAGCGGCGTGCCGTCCATGAACAGAATGTCGAGGTAGATCGAATATCCCATGTCGGGGCCGCCGTCAACGTTCTCCGCCTTGCTCCAGCCGACGGCAAGGATCGGACGCGGCTGCTCTTGGTTCAGGACGACGGTTTGGCTGATGCCGTACTCCTTCGCCGGATCGTCGCCGACGCAACGAATCCCGCGCGAACCGTTGCGCCCGGCCTGTTCGTCGAGTCTGTATCCCGTGCCCCAACCCGACCAGCCGGGCAGCGCCGGGCCGGCGCCTTCCTCGAAGCCGCCGTTCTGCATTCGCGAGGCGCCTGTCATGCCTTCCGCGGATATCGAATGAAATACCGTGCGGTCGCCCCATGCAATGGCGGCCAGAAAGAACGTTGTGAAGATCACCGGCAAAAGGATTTCCCGGCGCGTTTCCTCTGTCCGTTTCATGTGGTTTGGATTCATGTTCGCCTATGCCTCCGGCCATGCTCGTATTTTCCGGCCCGCTCTGGGATAATGACACGGTAACCAAAGAGGAAGGGAGACTCAACATGTTGGCGACCATT
This Candidatus Hydrogenedentota bacterium DNA region includes the following protein-coding sequences:
- a CDS encoding GH116 family glycosyl hydrolase encodes the protein MVSVSTAVVAMALCQVQEFTGLGYAVPCFGVWYPAGTASSAMPLGALGTGFVDITSAGTFRDSTVENNWLNPRPVPAGCGFSLLIGGQRADLFPNMKPTPGLRFWGHYPAADMEFGNAFGEIEVYARAYAPLIPHEYEWSGMPAAFFRFVMMNRGQGPVAAEIAFQWEAAQAEEAPKTEATIETIPNGRQWKGANGSYAVAASGDGWKITPESPGANTIRVKSVRTLAAGEKTEVVFALAWYFPVWTSSDGEKLRHRYADAYPDAAGVMKAALPRAAEIEKRIIAWQQPIYLSPVPGLLKDAIINGLYILPRNSWWISDGRFFQSESFTGCPITETFVCRFYGTFPLAALFPECEKATMRSIAAAQKPDGEIPFGFGTPAGSRSPYYHVQHPIVSPEFALVTWRNAALWNDMDYLREMYPKVQAALRFAMTLDKDGDGVVNEDPGSETGFPANQYYDVWPWWGTSAYTGGIWLAALRAGEEMAKRMEDAAFAAEMRGWYDRALKSYDDKLWTGSYYRLYNDPERKRVSATSLTNALCGQWFAYASGLGEILPKACIRDHVEAVLRWNVAATPYGAVNGVRPDGTVDETFPDHSAVITIGEVWNFCAMAVHAGRVREALQVFTASYGNILLLQRTPWNIPWSLDRHTGAIKWGINYYSNPCVWTLLHALDPAICQRLAKNDLTLGVPAATAF
- a CDS encoding sulfatase; the protein is MYRQYLIAIVIAAVAAMLAMGAVEHWKRLETGGGVPRPSSPGLAQPNVVLIVVDALRADRVDAVRNGEPVMPKLARYGRENVRFTNVATACTWTRPSMASMLTSLYVDTHQVYFGPDARHPENGGPNDRLPAACETLATYLKKAGYATSAVQTNVNCAASLGFAEGFDRYEELGPVPANTVTDHALRQVGESNAPFFLYVHYLDPHIPYEPPEAYRKIFGFPPPLPAEELKTVTDFMDYFWDHIDHLIGNTDRRAFTELSDAAKDAVRTLYDGESRFLDDELARLLEGIRARQPNTVIVITSDHGEHFWEHGRLGHGLTEYREELDVPLILSGPGQIPKTIDILAETVDIAPTIAALLHLKPNPRWQGVNVFSRPEDRPAFSLTNGCWPAAKTELAAVMLGSLKLIADRRTGLVELYDIAEDPRETRNIASDRPEDAEKLKDLLAKHRNAAMQARVAGPSAPPAAAPLDPAIAEQLKALGYVR